CCCATCTGAGGTTCAGCTACATGAAACTTcttcttagattttttattttcatcctccacttcatcatcttcatcagaaattttttcttcatccgAAGTAGACTTGGAGCTTTTATCCTCAAACATTTTATCATCATCCATCATAACATTCTTCATAACCGCAACATTCTCCTTATGCTTCTTCGAGTTCTCATGATTAACAAAAGCCTTGGGcgttttaaaatgtttattacaAGCAACGCAGTACAAAATATCCGACTCGCTTTCTTCATTATCATCTTCTGAGTCACCAGACAGTTGATCCCCAAATTCAGCAGCTAAATTAGCTTCAATAGTCTTCAATTCATCCTcaatattagaaaatttacacCAATCCGACTCCTTGTGCTCCTGGAGCTGCTTCTTTCTCTCCATCAGCTGCTGAATCGACCTTTCCTGAGCTTTCTTCGCATTCAACTCAGCTTTCTTAGCAAGTTCCTGAGCATGCAGCTGGACTCTCTTGTCTCTCTTGCGAATAAAAGCGACTAAATTCCTCACCTGCTCGTTCCTTTCTCTCTTGGCTTTATCCCGGACCTTTTTATTCGCCTTCTCACACAGCCTCAAGTACTGCCTATTAGGAACGTCCCGGATGTCATACGGATCCAGCCAGGCAAACGACCTCTTGGTGGAGTAACTCTGCCAGTAGGCGTAAAAAGGATGAACTACTTCCTCCCAGGAACTTTTGGAGTCTCCAAACCCGGGGATTTCCTCATCTTCAGCAAACTCTAGGTCTTCTGCAGCTAGTTCTTCAAACACATGCCGGTAGACTGAGTAGAATCCGTTCTCGTCGTCACCGTAGCCCTTAAAACAGCTCGGAGAAAAATACTGGAACAAATCTATTGAGTCGTCTTTGTAATCCTCTCCAATTCCGCCTTTTAGAATCGCCTCCCGGTGGTTGTCGTACCACGCGCGCTCATGTGGGTCGCTCAGGACTTCATACGCTTGCTGAATTAACTGAAATTGTTCCTTAGCAGTCACCTGGTTTGTTGGATTCTTATCCGGGTGCCATTTTAGCGCTAGTTTACGGTacgctttttttaattccTCGTCGCTGACGTCTCGAGGAACTTCCAGGACTTCGTAGTaacacttcattttttaactccggtttttatatatttttataaatagtatattttatttaatttttactataataatttaattaattaatattttttatttaattattaatatcactTTTTAACTgcagtttttataaatttttataaataatgttttatttaattattattattataataatttaattaattaatttttattatttaattattattatcacttaaattaatttaacttattttttaaattaatttttttataaccttAAAATCAACTCGtggtgaaataaatttatgataacacttatttactttattaaatatatgtaagtattaataaatataaatatttaaataattgtacctttttataaatgttttattgttacaataatttttatttt
The sequence above is drawn from the Cotesia glomerata isolate CgM1 linkage group LG4, MPM_Cglom_v2.3, whole genome shotgun sequence genome and encodes:
- the LOC123263451 gene encoding dnaJ homolog subfamily C member 21, with product MKCYYEVLEVPRDVSDEELKKAYRKLALKWHPDKNPTNQVTAKEQFQLIQQAYEVLSDPHERAWYDNHREAILKGGIGEDYKDDSIDLFQYFSPSCFKGYGDDENGFYSVYRHVFEELAAEDLEFAEDEEIPGFGDSKSSWEEVVHPFYAYWQSYSTKRSFAWLDPYDIRDVPNRQYLRLCEKANKKVRDKAKRERNEQVRNLVAFIRKRDKRVQLHAQELAKKAELNAKKAQERSIQQLMERKKQLQEHKESDWCKFSNIEDELKTIEANLAAEFGDQLSGDSEDDNEESESDILYCVACNKHFKTPKAFVNHENSKKHKENVAVMKNVMMDDDKMFEDKSSKSTSDEEKISDEDDEVEDENKKSKKKFHVAEPQMGGFIFPGSEEPVEDDGQASEGELMSDQDDQDEVMTPGTKKKKNKKKARVVKDSDHDEFDFDAGLSKKQRRRRRNLDGKKEDDDGDAEGDGKEKEKDKEEEQGNEDFDLESLSKKQRRRKKNLEAGKQKEETKVQSKDDDDEEKVKERSKGKKPKEARKSGKSKLKDDVADIEHCCVTCKAEFPSKNKLHDHLKKSGHAMYLSSVAKNKKKNDRSKKSTNSDDSD